The Impatiens glandulifera chromosome 3, dImpGla2.1, whole genome shotgun sequence genome contains a region encoding:
- the LOC124930451 gene encoding flavonoid 3'-monooxygenase-like, which translates to MELFDLFADLKAYEFELNSMIDGEHPISTIITKALMTSKEPPMTTEVKTAAQQLYSDANVKYFNCGVIGNYNSECKKPKRDEKKKDNENELKVLMAADSKAMWMQSNSDDSSSNDSDDVEISLLRSSVCKSGLEFDSNDSDKSYKKLNLATNKIKPISFVKGSLTDNGTNQSCEDLTLKDEITYFLPTLGWLKPRKVAANKSGISKPCKKSSSFKQKSSSKVKGSATNRKTCIHNSISFHPVLMELLNFFIFILSFIWCTKHVLKKFTRNAQKKQSLSLPPGPMGLPIFGNLPFLNPEVHSYFTDLAKTYGPIFSLRLGNKIAVVISNSSVAQEVLKEQDIIFANRDVPIAGNVGLYGGSDILWSPYGPEWRMLRKVCFQEMLSRTKVDSFYHIRRREVRKIVNSLWVRRMSQVDVGEEMFTAVLNSISTILWGECGNEILERNLGTEFHLFVEEFLRLLGVPNISDFIPSLAYFDLQGIEKNMKRLVKRLDNVFELMINERMREDDNNKKDFLQSLLNLRKGGGPLNTIHLKSLLMDMIIAGTGTTSNMIEFTLAEMMNDPKIMKKAQQELEVVVGTNNIVDESHIHKLPYLYAVMKETLRLHPAAPLLAPHLPSESCTIGGYTILKGTRVFINVWAIHRDPSFWENPLKFDPQRFMNSKYDYSGNDFNYLPFGSGRRICVGIEIAERMFLYLLASLLHSFEWKESDGEKIDLKEKFGFVIKKKKPLMAIPTPRLLGQALYE; encoded by the exons atggagctcttcgaCTTGTTTGccgatctcaaggcctatgagttcgagttgaactctatGATTGACGGGGAGCACCCCATATCCACCATCATAACCAAGGCCTTGATGACTTCTAAGGAGCCACCAATGACCACTGAAGTAAAGACGGCTGCCCAACAGCTTTACAGCGAT GCTAACGTGAAATATTTTAACTGTGGTGTAATAGGTAATTACAACTCGGAGTGCAAAAAGCCAaaacgtgatgagaagaagaaagacaacgAAAATGAGTTGAAGGTCCTCATGGCGGCTGACAGCAAGGCTATGTGGATGCAAAGCAACTCAGATGACTCATCATCcaatgatagtgatgatgtAGAG ATTAGTCTGTTAAGGTCTTCCGTATGCAAATCTGGTCTAGAATTTGACAGtaatgactcagacaagtcatataagaagttaaacttAGCAACGAACAAgattaagccaataagctttgtcaaagggagtctaACTGATAATGGAACTAATCAAAGTTGTGAGGATCTAACCctaaaggatgagattacttatTTTCTGCCAACTCTTGGCTGGTTAAAACCTAGAAAGGTAGCAGCCAACAAGTCTGGCATATCAAAACCTTGCAAGAAGTCAAgcagttttaaacaaaaatcatcctctaaggttaaggGATCGGCTACTAACAGGAAGAC CTGCATACATAATTCTATCTCCTTTCATCCAGTTCTCATGGaattattaaactttttcaTCTTCATCCTGAGCTTCATATGGTGCACAAAACATGTACTTAAAAAGTTCACAAGAAATGCTCAAAAGAAACAATCGTTGTCGCTGCCTCCAGGACCGATGGGGTTACCCATTTTTGGGAACCTCCCTTTCCTAAATCCCGAGGTTCACTCTTACTTCACTGACTTGGCCAAGACATATGGCCCAATCTTCTCCCTACGACTTGGAAACAAAATTGCAGTTGTCATCTCCAATTCCTCGGTGGCACAAGAAGTTCTCAAAGAGCAAGACATCATCTTTGCCAACCGTGACGTCCCTATTGCTGGTAATGTTGGGTTATATGGAGGTTCTGACATTTTGTGGAGCCCTTACGGGCCTGAGTGGCGGATGCTAAGGAAAGTATGCTTCCAAGAGATGCTTAGCCGAACTAAGGTGGATTCATTCTATCATATCCGGCGAAGGGAGGTTCGAAAGATAGTCAATAGCCTTTGGGTCCGGAGGATGTCGCAGGTGGATGTTGGGGAAGAGATGTTCACGGCGGTGTTGAATTCAATAAGCACCATATTGTGGGGAGAATGTGGAAATGAGATCTTGGAAAGGAATCTAGGGACTGAGTTCCATCTCTTTGTGGAAGAGTTCTTGAGACTGTTGGGAGTACCAAATATATCAGATTTTATTCCAAGTCTAGCTTATTTTGACTTGCAAGGTATAGAGAAAAATATGAAGAGATTGGTGAAGAGATTGGATAAtgtttttgaattaatgataaatgaacGAATGAGAGAGGATGATAATAATAAGAAGGACTTTCTACAAAGTCTATTGAATTTGAGGAAGGGAGGAGGGCCTCTAAACACAATCCATCTTAAATCGCTTTTaatg GATATGATTATCGCAGGGACGGGAACAACATCAAACATGATAGAATTCACGTTGGCTGAGATGATGAATGATCCCAAAATAATGAAGAAAGCACAACAAGAATTAGAAGTTGTGGTAGGCACAAACAATATAGTTGATGAATCACACATTCACAAATTACCTTATTTGTATGCAGTCATGAAGGAAACACTCAGGTTACACCCTGCTGCGCCACTTCTCGCCCCACATCTCCCTAGTGAGTCTTGCACCATTGGTGGGTACACCATCCTCAAGGGAACTCGTGTTTTCATTAATGTGTGGGCCATACATCGAGACCCTTCATTTTGGGAGAATCCACTCAAGTTTGATCCTCAAAGATTTATGAACTCTAAGTATGACTATAGTGGAAATGACTTTAACTATTTACCATTTGGCTCCGGTAGAAGAATATGTGTGGGCATTGAAATAGCAGAAAGAATGTTTTTATACTTGTTGGCCTCACTCCTACACTCTTTCGAGTGGAAAGAGTCTGATGGAGAGAAGATAGACTTAAAAGAGAAGTTTGGATTTgtaataaagaagaaaaagccTCTTATGGCAATACCAACACCTAGGCTTTTGGGTCAAGCTTTATATGAGTAG
- the LOC124930452 gene encoding uncharacterized mitochondrial protein AtMg00810-like, translating to MEAKLQLRKDVERSLVDSKEYRRIIGCLRYLKRIRPDISYAVGIVSQYMEQPTTLHQQVVKHILRYVKVYGIYCSVVSRTLVEKLVKRGARMRAESGNPLCRHQVCNSINEESGVSWTQQTHRHFVPLHL from the exons ATGGAAGCAAAGTTGCAGCTCAGAAAGGATGTGGAAAGAAGTTTAGTGGATTCAAAGGAGTATAGGCGTATCATCGGGTGTCTTAGGTACTTGAAGCGCATTCGACCTGATATCTCTTATGCAGTTGGAATAGTGAGTCAATACATGGAGCAgcctaccactctacaccaacaagtagtaaaacacattcttcgttacgTGAA AGTTTATGGCATATACTGCAGCGTCGTGTCAAGGACTTTGGTTGAGAAACTTGTTAAGCGAGGTGCTCGGATGCGAGCCGAGTCCGGTAACCCTTTATGTCGACATCAAGTCTGCAATAGCATTAATGAAGAATCTGGTGTTTCATGGACGCaacaaacacatcgacacttTGTTCCACTTCATCTGTGA